The following coding sequences are from one Plasmodium knowlesi strain H genome assembly, chromosome: 9 window:
- a CDS encoding ATP-dependent 6-phosphofructokinase, putative gives MDIENAKKHLSDLQKERRKKKISLPRVLKGKVVIREEHHPKEGELKNHFPYIFNKPVIHLCAGNAPHKELSNSINEKKSFDETDSTKLMDSTCAENCEEKCAENSTLQEMMDTGTEDGEMLNMGVLFTGLPAPGGHNIVCGMLDSLKKKNKKNTLFGFINGFEGVKNYSFMELKNEYISMFRNSGGFDMLRSSSFDFLSESGKRKCFKICRQLNLAGLIIVGGGDSHRQITTLAEYFQEVYSLAGEIGSAMHEGEDPTYQIVSDLSDEEIKIKYPRREKKKNRKKTSILCAPKSVHNEIDSDLVECSLGFDTTVFTYCQYISYLTSHVRTYQTGYHFVRVIGNSSSHVALECFLQTKANIVLVSEEIKKKKKKLKDVIDFIFDVVQNRYDLFNKRYGIVIVPEGLLGKIGEFKKMVRSLLLAKKQIIHSSLNRDDGERKIIAQFFAESGNNVELFRSLPSFFQKNLLEEIQSEKFKYSRLKTEELLLSCVKKKIEKTKMKDIDFISHAYTDEVTCSLPSNFDCAYSYLLGMGCVEIAQNNYNGYLCTIRNLKNLLLNVDKVQLVGVPLCSLLRVKKIPEDGYNHIDSGTNLSKDLDNLEKSLFVKRAKVNLNSGYFLTYKKHRTELLYVDMYRTHGGIQFERSMVDDGEDHLLDSPRKLNKLFSSTFAKWDSNWGQLYNRVNFTVSGLSGEFFSEGGTYDVHSSSVGSSMQSDKALTPSYLVPSAVNLKSISHSTSSGTGGGTSTGSAFHASIRFPSEIERAISRTPIKFNTNLMRHNSEIVYVDSHFESKLNYTPFKHIQKIMRIYTVKNTQVNIKGKSRCNDSTFLSERKNVGVVMLSHSVPGVNNILAGLHERLSMNNITLIAFVRGIRGLLTNETYILKDSHLSNWSNLGGAPLLGVQLKWIDDNGELVCVNDLAQEKHTNQIVENCKKNRINNLVFIGDEQVITIMNILNDHFIKRKNDLKITTIPVSLYNSFYRNLVECSIGYHSMVCTMSDIIGNLQSCTVNGSNYYYFVKVPTNISSLSLLSIQLETHCNVCLVGECIKYQMLSLQDLVEQISSIIIERMNRKKFYGTVLFSSNLLLNIRDFSLMVEEVEKNIQEEDLLDRIINEVELPEGFLSRLTKESADLLGICTKSVKEKLLRKENRHDDEVDCNFENIIIDKIRRHINKLMEQAKQTNEPYSFDEHMKYVQTNAMRKGLKLYSDLNYLQHFHCVVKNMDREINCCIPTHFDNSLAFSHGLLAGIAIENDLVNYVTSIRHLHLNKKNWNSSLYPGSYFVNRDDAGGVGSVAGYPYAAPVPVSVKSSQMATIKHNAETWAYNDCYIFVGPYQHEVNADSPGCSSHIF, from the exons atggatatCGAAAATGCCAAGAAACACCTGAGCGATCTGCAGAaggagaggaggaagaagaaaatttccctTCCGCGTGTTTTGAAAGGGAAGGTAGTTATTAGGGAGGAGCACCACCCAAAGGAAGGCGAGTTAAAGAATCATTTCCCCTATATATTTAATAAACCCGTGATTCACTTATGCGCAGGAAACGCGCCGCATAAGGAACTGTCTAATAGCATAAACGAGAAAAAATCCTTCGACGAAACAGACTCTACCAAACTGATGGACAGCACATGCGCAGAGAACTGCGAAGAGAAGTGCGCAGAAAATTCTACACTGCAGGAAATGATGGACACGGGCACAGAGGATGGTGAGATGCTAAACATGGGGGTTCTATTCACTGGGTTGCCGGCACCAGGGGGGCATAACATAGTATGTGGGATGCTAGATAGtctgaagaaaaagaataaaaaaaacaccttgTTTGGATTTATTAACGGATTTGAAGGCGTGAAAAACTACTCCTTCATGGAattgaaaaatgaatacattAGTATGTTTCGAAACAGTGGAGGGTTCGATATGCTGAGAAGTAGCTCGTTCGATTTTTTAAGTGAAAGTGGAAAGAGAAAGTGTTTTAAGATTTGCAGACAGCTGAATTTGGCGGGGCTCATTATCGTAGGGGGGGGAGACAGCCACAGACAAATCACCACACTAGCGGAGTACTTCCAGGAGGTCTACTCCCTAGCGGGAGAAATCGGTAGTGCGATGCATGAAGGGGAAGATCCCACGTACCAAATTGTGAGTGATCTCAGCGacgaagaaataaaaatcaaGTAtccaagaagagaaaaaaaaaaaaataggaaaaaaaccTCTATCCTATGCGCACCGAAAAGTGTGCACAACGAGATAGATAGCGACCTAGTCGAATGCTCTCTCGGTTTCGACACAACCGTTTTTACCTACTGTCAGTACATAAGTTACTTAACATCCCATGTGAGAACATATCAGACAGGATACCATTTTGTCCGGGTCATCGGCAATTCCTCAAGTCATGTGGCCCTGGAATGCTTCTTACAAACTAAGGCAAACATAGTTCTGGTGAgcgaagaaattaaaaagaaaaaaaaaaaactaaaggaTGTAATCGACTTCATTTTCGATGTTGTACAAAACAGGTACGACCTATTCAACAAAAGGTATGGCATTGTCATCGTACCTGAGGGGCTATTAGGTAAAATaggagaatttaaaaaaatggttcgAAGTCTCCTGTTGGCGAAGAAACAGATCATTCACAGCTCACTAAATAGGGACGATGGAGAAAGAAAGATAATTGCCCAGTTTTTTGCAGAAAGCGGAAACAATGTGGAATTGTTCCGTTCCctaccttccttcttccagAAGAATCTTTTGGAGGAAATTCAGTCGGAGAAGTTCAAG TACTCCCGCCTAAAGACAGAAGAGCTACTCCTATCTTgcgtgaagaaaaaaatagagaaaactAAAATGAAAGACATCGACTTTATCTCGCACGCATACACAGACGAGGTTACTTGCTCTTTACCGTCCAACTTCGACTGTGCTTACAGTTATCTCCTTGGCATGGGGTGCGTAGAAATAGCCCAGAATAACTACAACGGGTATTTATGCACCATCAGGAATTTAAAGAATTTGCTCCTTAACGTGGACAAGGTACAGTTGGTAGGGGTACCGCTCTGCAGTTTGTTGCGGGTGAAGAAGATACCTGAGGACGGATACAACCACATTGATTCTGGAACGAACCTTAGCAAAGATTTGGATAACCTGGAAAAATCCTTATTCGTTAAGAGAGCAAAAGTGAACCTAAACAGTGGATACTTTCTCACTTATAAAAAGCATCGCACAGAGTTGCTCTATGTAGATATGTACCGAACACATGGGGGCATTCAGTTTGAGAGGAGTATGGTAGACGATGGTGAGGACCACTTGCTGGACTCGCCCCGTAAGCTGAACAAGCTTTTTTCCAGTACGTTTGCCAAGTGGGATTCCAATTGGGGGCAATTGTACAACAGGGTGAATTTCACCGTGTCGGGGCTGAGCGGGGAATTCTTCTCTGAGGGAGGTACCTACGATGTACACTCAAGTAGTGTGGGAAGTAGCATGCAATCCGATAAGGCGCTTACCCCATCTTACCTCGTCCCAAGTGCGGTAAATCTGAAGAGTATCTCGCATAGCACCTCAAGTGGCACCGGGGGTGGCACCTCCACTGGAAGTGCATTCCACGCATCGATTCGATTCCCCTCCGAAATAGAGCGGGCCATCAGCAGGACACCCATAAAATTTAACACGAACCTGATGAGGCACAACAGCGAAATCGTCTACGTAGACAGTCACTTCGAATCGAAACTAAATTACACCCCATTTAAACACATACAGAAAATAATGCGCATATATACGGTTAAGAATACGCAAGTGAATATTAAAGGGAAAAGCAGATGCAACGATTCTACTTTCCTttcagaaagaaaaaatgtaggtGTTGTTATGTTGTCACATAGTGTTCCAGGGGTAAATAACATTCTAGCAGGGTTGCATGAACGACTATCCATGAATAACATAACCTTGATTGCATTTGTGAGGGGTATAAGAGGACTACTGACAAACGAAACATACATACTTAAAGATAGCCATTTGAGTAATTGGAGTAATTTAGGAGGAGCTCCTTTGTTGGGTGTACAACTGAAATGGATAGATGACAATGGAGAATTAGTCTGCGTGAATGACCTCGCTCAGGAGAAGCATACGAACCAAATAGttgaaaattgtaaaaagaatagaaTAAACAACTTAGTATTTATAGGAGATGAACAAGTAATTACAATAATGAATATATTGAATGATCActttataaaaaggaagaatgatCTGAAAATCACGACAATTCCTGTGTCTCTATACAATAGCTTCTATAGAAATTTAGTCGAATGTAGTATCGGGTATCATTCCATGGTTTGTACAATGAGTGATATTATCGGGAATTTACAAAGCTGTACTGTCAATGGAAGTAACTACTACTACTTTGTTAAAGTACCCACGAACATATCCTCCTTATCATTATTGTCTATCCAGTTGGAAACACACTGTAATGTGTGCCTAGTGGGGGAATGCATAAAGTATCAAATGCTCAGTCTGCAGGATCTCGTAGAACAAATTTCCTCCATTATCATCGAAAGGATGaataggaagaaattttatgGCACCGTTCTGTTCAGTTCAAATTTGCTCCTCAACATAAGAGATTTCTCCCTCATGGTTGaagaagtggagaaaaatattcagGAGGAGGATCTGTTGGATAGGATTATAAACGAGGTGGAGCTCCCGGAGGG GTTCCTTAGCAGACTGACCAAGGAAAGTGCAGATCTGCTTGGCATCTGTACCAAATCCGTGAAGGAGAAGCTACTCCGCAAGGAGAACCGACACGATGACGAGGTCGACTGTAactttgaaaatattatcatCGACAAAATCAGAAGACACATAAACAAACTAATGGAACAAGCGAAGCAAACCAACGAACCATATTCCTTCGATGAACACATGAAATATGTACAGACTAACGCCATGAGGAAGGGCCTTAAGCTTTACAGTGACCTAAACTACCTACAACATTTTCACTGTGtagtaaaaaatatggatcGAGAAATAAATTGTTGTATTCCAACACATTTTGATAATTCCTTAGCTTTTTCACATGGACTCCTTGCTGGCATTGCCATAGAAAATGACTTAGTGAATTATGTAACCTCCATCAGGCACCTACATCTAAATAAGAAAAACTGGAACAGTTCTCTCTACCCCGGTTCCTACTTTGTGAATCGAGATGATGCGGGAGGGGTAGGATCGGTAGCCGGG TACCCCTACGCCGCGCCTGTGCCCGTGTCGGTGAAGTCGAGCCAAATGGCCACCATCAAACATAACGCGGAAACG TGGGCGTACAACGACTGCTACATCTTCGTCGGGCCGTACCAACATGAAGTGAACGCAGACAGCCCCGGATGCTCCTCGCACATCTTTTGA
- a CDS encoding Fe-S cluster assembly protein, putative: protein MDSDFIDEEFVHGKEIEKIKKKKEAIVDCLKSVQDPDLKKNIVELNFVRNLKIKENDNGKYVVDFDLNLTTPACPVKDELLAECQDKLRSYEWIEETNINTTFLNFNEHDEEEKWKKKKNRKIENVIVVYSCKGGVGKSFFSVNLSFYLKKKGATVGLLDADINGPSLPTLLPIGHSYAKFKSAPRRSSKIFYEGETGKRESCVEELTEEGVNHSGGEDGEDEVDDPKRDKEDRGDVHQYDRLLEDPLIEPLLYRGVKLMSYAYIKNQKNLGFASFRGPILNELIKEFINQVDWGVLDYLIIDLPPGTHDIHLNLFESEDIDGVIMITTPNDLSINDVKKGISMCNYFNIPIVGLVVNMNSFICDGCEKNHQLFNNCDLNQLKEEFNNVYEIPFHPLLSKNVYHDDQTGERHFPFIISFEDDHHLVHLLEKVFQSLTREIAMIKFQHKLNLPSIQIFKKNYLQLSFDSIDNKFVFSDDVLVCHVKDVRRKCPCDICKMLGKKKKKKNKIQDGNLYVKEIVKLGIYNVKIVWSDMHISVYSYSHLKHIFLTSRLSGGNALCRTGGSASFEW from the coding sequence ATGGATAGCGACTTCATCGACGAGGAATTCGTTCACGGCAAagagatagaaaaaataaaaaaaaaaaaagaagcaattGTAGATTGCCTTAAAAGTGTTCAGGACCcagacttaaaaaaaaatattgttgaattaaattttgtaagaaacttaaaaattaaagaaaatgacAATGGGAAATATGTGGTTGATTTTGATTTGAACCTTACGACCCCTGCTTGTCCTGTGAAAGACGAACTGTTGGCGGAATGTCAAGATAAATTGCGCTCCTACGAATGGATTGAAGAAACAAACATCAACACGACCTTTCTGAATTTTAATGAacatgatgaagaagaaaaatggaaaaaaaaaaaaaacagaaaaattgaaaatgtcATTGTTGTGTATAGTTGTAAAGGTGGAGTTGGCAAATCCTTCTTTTCGGTTAATCTTTCCTTctacttaaaaaagaagggggcaaCTGTGGGATTGCTAGATGCGGATATAAATGGGCCTAGCCTACCGACGCTACTTCCCATTGGACATTCCTATGCCAAGTTTAAGAGCGCCCCGCGGAGGAGCAGTAAGATATTTTACGAAGGGGAAacgggaaaaagggaaagttgTGTGGAAGAACTGACAGAAGAAGGTGTAAATCACTCGGGGGGCGAAGATGGGGAGGATGAGGTTGATGACCCGAAGAGGGACAAGGAAGATCGAGGCGATGTGCACCAGTACGATCGCCTTTTGGAAGATCCCCTTATAGAGCCACTCCTCTATCGAGGTGTGAAGCTCATGTCGTACGCATACATAAAAAATCAGAAGAACTTAGGGTTCGCATCCTTCAGAGGACCAATCCTAAACGAGTTGATAAAGGAATTCATAAACCAAGTGGACTGGGGTGTCTTGGACTATCTAATAATTGATCTGCCTCCAGGAACACACGATATACATCTAAATCTATTCGAATCGGAAGATATAGATGGAGTCATCATGATAACAACTCCAAACGACCTCTCCATCAATGAtgtaaagaaaggaataagTATGTGTAACTATTTTAACATTCCAATTGTAGGTCTTGTAGTAAATATGAACTCCTTTATCTGTGACGGATGTGAAAAGAATCACCAGCTTTTTAACAACTGCGATTTGAACCAATTGAAGGAGGAATTTAATAACGTATATGAAATACCCTTTCATCCTTTGCTctccaaaaatgtatatcaTGATGATCAAACAGGAGAGAGACACTTCCCCTTTATCATTTCTTTTGAGGATGACCACCACCTTGTTCATCTGTTGGAGAAGGTCTTCCAAAGTTTAACGCGAGAAATAGCAATGATAAAATTTCAGCATAAACTAAATTTGCCGTCCATTcagatttttaaaaaaaattatctccAATTATCCTTCGATTCGATTgataataaatttgttttttctgatGATGTGTTGGTTTGCCACGTGAAGGATGTTCGTCGTAAATGTCCTTGTgatatttgcaaaatgttgggaaaaaagaagaaaaaaaaaaataaaatacaggATGGTAATTTATATGTGAAGGAAATTGTTAAGCTAGGAATTTACAACGTTAAGATTGTCTGGTCTGATATGCACATCTCCGTTTATTCATACTCCCACTTgaagcacatttttttaacttcgcGCTTGTCTGGGGGAAATGCTTTGTGCAGGACAGGCGGTAGCGCCTCCTTCGAGTGgtaa
- a CDS encoding CCR4-NOT transcription complex subunit 2, putative, with protein MGRGNKEKGKNPIKLAKKKKKKNVEGNSKGEDNDMIHSETNDPGSDVIYDNNAPSEGEDPTRVLTTRSPSELRRGEEKTHKDREADQRNPLSDVLSEVENCNLLSANLMENEISEKREDNFKDESENYYAIGKDEMGTKVKFSKGTSQCDDATKKNENQGGEETQRKFFIQRTNGSAIQGGNDNPQKGYTELKGSLPEEGHKKNEEEPKTTEINADNGRSKKKKKYIQRYEPSVKINLGKGDNVGDHSLPGGEHPEEAKSCLEGRKNATASGDRITESCISGSDYVSGRCNNDNAEERQENRTTGKGCMNPSKEQTTNDYACNSAPVGEDGNIETSNEENIPLDELLYESTERAKKYNRTNYGLMGILKVIKMTDPQLNMLALGTDLTTLGLNLNSPDFLFSSFTSPITEDPTYNEGYFVKPSCYLNTRFQIRLSLLLKLQTETLFYIFYNLPRDILQAYAASELYLRKWTYHMNYKKWFFPRNIVNQGNLSSCRCWIYFDPLTWTKKIYNDFLTVKDIMHVQDITRCIEHIIQVQSNYSANLVHSPNGGNPNQGTSS; from the coding sequence ATGGGGagaggaaataaagaaaaagggaaaaatcccATTAagttagccaaaaaaaaaaaaaaaaaaaatgtagaaggaaATAGCAAAGGGGAAGATAATGACATGATACATAGCGAAACGAATGATCCAGGATCGGATGTGATATACGATAATAATGCACCCAGCGAAGGCGAAGATCCTACAAGGGTGCTCACTACTCGGTCTCCAAGTGAACTCCGAAGAGGCGAGGAAAAAACGCATAAGGACAGAGAAGCAGATCAAAGGAATCCCCTTAGTGATGTTTTGAGTGAAGTGGAAAATTGTAACCTCCTTTCAGCTAACCtgatggaaaatgaaataagcgaaaaaagggaagataatTTTAAAGACGAAAGTGAAAACTATTATGCTATTGGGAAAGACGAAATGGGAACCAAGGTTAAGTTCTCAAAGGGGACTTCACAGTGTGACGATGCTAcgaagaagaatgaaaaccAAGGTGGGGAGGAGACACAAAGAAAATTCTTTATCCAACGAACAAACGGTAGTGCCATCCAGGGGGGAAATGACAATCCCCAGAAGGGGTACACTGAATTGAAAGGAAGCCTCCCAGAGGAgggccacaaaaaaaatgaagaggaaccAAAAACCACAGAAATAAATGCTGACAACGGTAgaagtaaaaagaagaagaaatacatCCAAAGGTATGAACCATCTGTTAAGATAAATTTAGGAAAAGGGGATAACGTGGGTGATCATTCTCTTCCAGGAGGAGAGCACccagaagaagcaaaatcATGTTTggagggaagaaagaatgcCACTGCTAGTGGAGACCGCATCACTGAATCGTGCATAAGCGGTTCGGATTACGTATCAGGAAGATGCAATAACGACAATGCGGAGGAGAGACAAGAAAACAGAACTACCGGTAAAGGATGTATGAACCCTTCAAAAGAACAGACGACAAATGATTACGCATGTAATAGTGCACCTGTGGGGGAAGACGGAAACATAGAAACCTCCAATGAGGAAAACATACCATTAGATGAACTCCTCTACGAAAGCACAGAAAGAGCCAAGAAATACAACCGAACGAATTATGGACTCATGGGTATACTAAAGGTAATTAAGATGACAGACCCACAATTGAATATGTTAGCTTTAGGAACTGATCTAACAACCCTAGGGTTGAATTTAAATTCTCCAGATTTTCTGTTCTCCTCATTTACTTCCCCTATAACTGAAGATCCAACATATAATGAGGGCTATTTTGTGAAGCCCAGTTGTTATTTAAACACGCGCTTTCAAATTCGACTCTCCTTACTTTTGAAGCTTCAAACAGAAACtctcttctacattttttacaatttgcCTAGGGACATACTGCAGGCCTATGCTGCATCTGAGCTTTACCTCAGGAAGTGGACCTACCACatgaattataaaaaatggttTTTCCCAAGGAACATAGTAAATCAAGGTAACTTAAGCAGTTGCCGTTGTTGGATTTACTTCGATCCGCTTACATGGaccaagaaaatatataacgaCTTTTTAACTGTTAAGGATATAATGCATGTGCAGGATATTACCAGATGTATTGAACACATAATCCAGGTTCAGTCAAACTATAGTGCCAATTTAGTCCATTCTCCTAATGGTGGGAACCCCAATCAAGGCACTTCGTCCTAA
- a CDS encoding bifunctional farnesyl/geranylgeranyl diphosphate synthase, putative, translating to MKEKNSEEADSGLAFFKNMYDKYRDAFLNHLKEYALEEEIKEHISKYYKLLFDYNCLGGKYNRGILVILIYEYVKNRDINSIEWEKAACLAWCIEILQASFLVADDIMDKGEKRRKKYCWYLLKDVETKNAVNDILLLYNSIYKLIEIYLRNESCYVDILSTFRDATLKTIIGQHLDTNIFSDKYTDLNKEIDVNNINVPEQEIININMVNFEVYKNIVIHKTAYYSFFLPIVCGMLLGGIAVDNLIYKKIEGISMLMGEYFQVHDDYLDVFADSKNTGKVGTDIQNNKLTWPLIKAFELCSESDKMKIVKNYGQNNLACVKVIESIYEQYKIKKHYEDYERAQKERILSAINELHHEGIEYVLKYLMEILFTGA from the exons atgaaggagaaaaattcgGAGGAGGCGGATAGTGGCTTggccttttttaaaaat ATGTATGATAAGTATAGAGACGCATTCTTGAATCATCTGAAGGAGTACGCACTGGAAGAGGAAATCAAGGAACATATCTCCAAGTACTACAAGCTACTGTTTGATTACAACTGCTTGG GGGGAAAATACAATAGAGGAATTCTAGTCATCCTCATTTACGAATATGTGAAGAATAGAGATATCAATAGCATCGAATGGGAGAAGGCAGCCTGTTTGG cGTGGTGCATAGAAATCCTACAAGCCTCCTTCCTCGTGGCGGACGACATCATGgataagggagaaaagaggaggaagaaatactGCTG GTACCTCTTAAAAGACGTGGAGACGAAGAACGCAGTGAACGACATTCTTCTGTTGTATAATTCTATTTACAA GCTCATCGAAATATATCTTCGGAACGAGAGTTGTTACGTGGACATCCTCTCAACCTTCAGGGATGCCACTCTAAAAACAATCATCGGACAACACCTGGATACGAACATTTTTTCAGACAAGTACACTGATCTGAACAAGGAAATTGATGTGAACAATATAAATGTGCCAGAACAGGAAATCATTAATATTAATATGGTTAATTTTGaggtttataaaaatatagttATCCACAAGACGGCCTATtactccttctttcttcccattgTGTGTG GAATGCTACTAGGCGGAATTGCCGTAGACAATttgatttacaaaaaaattgaaggcaTATCCATGTTAATGGGCGAGTACTTCCAG GTCCATGACGACTATTTGGACGTCTTCGCAGACAGCAAAAATACAGGGAAGGTGGGCACGGACATTCAGAACAACAAATTGACGTGGCCCTTGATAAAG GCCTTTGAACTATGCTCCGAATcggacaaaatgaaaatagtaaaaaattACGGCCAGAATAACTTAGCCTGTGTAAAAGTCATCGAAAGCATTTATGAGCAGTACAAGATTAAGAAACACTACGAGGATTACGAAAGGGCtcagaaggaaagaatattAAG TGCTATAAACGAGTTACACCACGAAG GCATAGAATACGTACTCAAGTACCTCATGGAAATTCTATTCACTGGTGCATAG
- a CDS encoding multiprotein-bridging factor 1, putative produces MDHQDLKPVIWHKTEKKPKPKNIGEARKLGIDVEVEKKFLGGKNKSCKGNLIIENKAKIEQETENFRIDRVTPVFSRALQQARINKKLTQAQLARLVNESESVIKEYENGKAIPNNVIIQKLNRVLGVNLPSPKKK; encoded by the coding sequence ATGGACCACCAAGACCTGAAGCCCGTCATCTGGCACAAAACGGAGAAGAAGCCCAAGCCGAAAAACATAGGCGAGGCGAGAAAGCTAGGCATCGATGTGGaggtagagaaaaaatttctcggaggaaaaaacaaatcttGCAAGGGAAACTTAATAATAGAAAATAAAGCCAAGATAGAAcaagaaacagaaaatttCAGAATCGATAGAGTCACTCCGGTTTTTTCTAGAGCCTTGCAACAAGCcagaattaataaaaaactAACACAAGCTCAGCTAGCTAGACTAGTCAATGAAAGTGAGTCCGTTATAAAAGAATATGAAAATGGCAAGGCCATCCCCAATAACGTGATAATTCAGAAGCTTAACAGGGTCTTGGGTGTTAATTTACCATCCccaaagaagaagtga